Genomic DNA from Xiphophorus couchianus chromosome 12, X_couchianus-1.0, whole genome shotgun sequence:
GGATAGAATAACCTCCCACTGTTAAACACTCAAATAGACATCAGAAACATCAGTAAAGGGGTACTGATGGTTCCTATTGATGGTTTATGTCAGgattgttggggtttttttttagaaattggttggttggttggctgGTTAGTGTATGTTGAGTGCATGTTTGTACTTCTTGAAAAACTGTGTCACTGCTGTATCATAACAGTGTATTTACTGATACATATAACCTTAAGAcgtgtttatttgcttttttataaTGAATTTGAATAAGCTTTAAACCAAgagacacatttatttatttaatttgtttcttacACAAAGTAACGAGTAAATAAAGAATCTAACTTTTTCTTTACCAGTTCATGTAATGCACTGAACTTGCCTGCACTGTAAATAGTTTAAATCACTGGAatgtatttgatttaataaaatgagtACAAAAATAGTTTGAATATGTGACTGGACTGACTTTAGAATCTGTTTATCGGCTAAGATTGTGATCATAAACAAAGAATTTGACTTCAGTTTCATGCATTTACAGCTCACATAAATATACAAACTTTAGATTTAAGTAAAGGATGGGGATTACTCcaatttatttacatgtatttatgttttgctaTAGCTGACAGCCTTCCCAGATCAGCTGTTTCTGTTCATTACACTTCAGCTGTTCTCTTCAATTGACCTCAAGTTCTTTCCAGTAGTAAAATTCagcttaaaatttaaaatgtccacatttagttattctttttgtgcaaacagaatttaaatcaCTGAACCTTGTATCAAAGCAGATGTGAAAATTGTCTTGCTCCGGCATGTGTGGCACAGACATATTAAGCCTCCATGTCTGAAAAATCAATAATCCACTGTTTCAAAGCTGcttaaaaaacagctaaaacttCCCCACAGCCAGGCTCCCCCTCTTCTTATAAGCCCTTCACCCCCCTATTCACTGGAAATAACAGTTCAAACGCACAATGCGCTCTGGACCGCTCTATTCAGTCCCTCAACTTCCGCTCATTTTCATTGGTCCCCAGAGGATGCGGCCGCAGCGGATTGGAGGAAAGTTTCTGGTTGGGTTTTCACACCCCCACCTCGCAGATATCCGTGGTCCGGTGCTTCTGTGTTTCCAGTTGTTTTCACATCCACTCACTAACAAAGAGACTCTTCGCAGCTGCTGTATATCTCTATGCGAATGTAGAGACTGCTGCGCAACTAACGCGTAAAGCTACACAGGAGTGGAATCGTTCAGAGCTTGCTGGAGAAATACGGAGAATTTGATCAACTTTAGAAAGGACAGACAGAAGAAAGAAGAGTGAAAATGGTGTCGGCCGGACTGGAGATCTTGGGTCTTTCTTTGTGCGTAATTGGCTCGCTCCTGGTCATGGTTGCGTGCGGGCTTCCCATGTGGAAGGTGACGGCGTTCATCGAGGCCAACATCGTGGTGGCGCAGACGATGTGGGACGGCCTATGGATGTCCTGCGTGGTGCAGAGCACCGGCCAGATGCAGTGCAAGGTGCACGACTCCATCCTCGCTCTGAGCCACGACTTGCAGGCGGCCAGAGCGCTCACCATCATCTCCTCCGTGATGGGAGTGCTGGGTCTCATGGTGGTGATCGCGGGGGCGCAGTGCACCAACTGCATCCGCACAGAGTACGTGAAAGCCCGGGTGGTGAACGCCGGTGGGATCATCTACATCATCAGCGGCCTGTTTGTGCTGGTTCCTCTTTGCTGGATGGCCAACAACATCATATCGGACTTCTACAATCCGCAGGTGCCTTCATCCAAGAAGAGGGAAATCGGCGCTGCGCTCTACATCGGCTGGGCGGCCGCGGCGCTGCTGCTGATCGGGGGGACGCTTCTTTGCTGCTCCTGTCCCTCCAGTGGAAACTCGGGATACTCTGTAAAATATGCGCCGACCAAGAGAGCCTCGCAGAACGGGGACTACGACAAGAGGAATTATGTGTAGCTGCCTGCATGGCGCGGAGCAGACGGTGCGTAAAAGTGACTTGCAGctttgaaaaaactgttttttacgGACCTTGTTTTTGCAcctccatcttttttttatgtataaatttgAACTTTGAAATCAGCGGAAGCCTCCCTGGTCCTTCAATATTCTCGGGCCGTATTTTTACACGCTTTTGTGTCTACtggagatttattttaaaagactaTCGACAATATACGGAGCCCCTACCGGAACattgatggggaaaaaaaacaaaaacgtttgtttttctttttctttttttcttcttcaatgtCCCTTTAGGAGCTCCATAACTGTAAGAAGTAGCACACGACAAAAAGGAGTATCTTTCTAAGGTACCTGCTTTTGTAAATGGTTAAAATCattagattttgatttatttgctaTTTTCTCTTGTTTGATTAAGTCTCTGCACCGAAAATGTAACTTGTTCTTTGTCCTCAATGTGCATTGTCAGCACAAAGTTGTACAGTAGAATGGCTGCACACTCTCACagtgaaaaactgttttctttggcGGCAGTAGCATTTTGTCACCAGAAACCAGCAataggaacaaaaataaaccgGTGATTTgactttagttttaaaatacaagatataaaattgtaatacaagctttttttttccttttaatggTTCAGAAATGACAAATGATTTAGATTTGGTTTCAATTTCTTAGCAGatcttaaatgttaaaaaccacaggtaaaaagaaaactgagccCTTTTATCTCATTTCTACACTGGCTAAAGACGATCCTTCACCCCGTGACGTCACTATTTGTATGGAGTACTAGAGGGGTGATTATTTTCAACAGGTGctaaggcaataaaaaaaatttcaacaaTTTAAATCAATTACATACCCTCCTACAAATTCAACCAGATGTGTTTATCAAATATGTTTtgtgatgaaaaaacaaacaactcagTGTCCAGCAAAAGAAACAGCGCCCCCTACAGTCACAGTATACAGTAATCGCagaatttatttgaaacatcAGTGTAACTTTCCCATTATTTTCCTTgcaaaggattttgtttttaatattttaaacatgaaaagaaaatcaaaccaTCTATCTTTGATCACAACAAGAACAAAtcaattgcatttttaaattctttaccgtgacattaaaatcaaataaccacttgctgttttgttttcgGTTAATGTTTCATCACTGTTTTGTAATTAGAACATCAATGAGCAAAATATGAATGCACCATGATCCAAGATCGACGACTTGGAAACAGCGTCCAATAAGACAAAAGACTTAAGAAGAAAATCTCACATGTTGAAGTCCTTTTGAATCGTAGGATGTTATTTTTGTGTCGGGGAATCATGTGGAAGTCCATTCTTTGTCTTCTCTGAGCACCTGCTAAGTTTTTCGCATTATGAAAGCATCTTTTCCTTACATAACTTCTAGgtttttgttactgtttttgGCATCTGatgttatgtttaatttttcatgtgTATGAAGATGCAATactgtttcattttattatgattaaacAGAATATGTTGTCTGAAATCTTTAGTTTTAGAGTgtgttattaaaaacaaaccacagcAGAGACGTGGTGAAGGGGAGGGAACCTCCTGGGCTTGGTCACGCTGTTCCCACCGCCCATCCATAAAACAACCCCCACGACGGGAGAAAGTATTTTGGTTATCCAAAGAAATCCAGATGACAATGCCCATTCAGCCAGAGTGGGGCTCTGCTGTTCAGCTCACAATGCCCCCCCTCCCCTGCCGCCTCCCAACGACCCCCAGTTTGAGACCACCACCGCCCCTCCTCAGGCCAGTCAGTGAAAGGCTTCAGCATTCATCCACCAGCCATCAGTCTAATCTCAATCCCACAGAATAAGACACAATCTCTGGGGCTGGATTTACAAATCCAATTCactacagaaagaaaaatgttattaattcaaATTACAGTACATTAATACGTAAATATCAGTGGGTATGAACTGTCATATTAACTGACTATTACTTCatcattttcaagtatttgaattaggctgaaatgattaatcggataagTTGTGATTTAActgattattgaaattattttcaactaatttagtaattaatcattaactgactcaaaaaaggacatttgctgaaaaaaacatagcagcaattaagccaaaactgtaagaaaacaacaacaacaacaaaaacagttttgcatttaatacagaaacatgtctgtatgtaaatatgttttttccaaaaCTCATCAAATGttatagttttagcttcacttggttcagATTTACTATAGGAATGTTATGCTATTACATtacaggcaataaaatgtttgctgtctttgttttttttaaaattaattaaatagtTTATTAGCATCTTTTAATGCctttctaaaaacacaaagcttaAACGAAAATGCTGTGGaatataacatttcttttatccAACTaccagaataattgatagattagtCAATTActaaataatcattagttgcagtcCTAActtgaatcaatcaatcaatcaagtgtATTTATAacgcacatttcagcaacaaggcatattatttatatttaaaaaatccccacaaagtaaaacaacttGCCTGCTATTGGCTTGCGAGTTTTAtataaagcaaaatgttttcaaagcattaaaaacaaagttttgcaatgtttcttttctttttgttaaaaaaacaaaaagaaaaaagaaaagcctctAATACAGCACAGAGTTCaatagtaactagttacatttactcaacatttttgaaaaacatgtacttttaggagtatttttactaggctgtactttttatttttacttgagtaattttattatgaagtatctctctggattttctgcccactgaatgaaaaacaaacatgttttaatcaaaaatccGCCAGACGCAGACACAcgcctgcagtttctgttaaagttttttagtgaaagaaacatatttggggaaaaaaatatagtattatttttttgttactcatatgaattattgtcattctgatctttaaaatataaaaatttccacttaactttatattttagttcatatgattgtgtaattttaaaatattaaatgactgataatttgatcagttagtACTTGAGTcaatttttttaccaaatactttgtTACGCTTACTTGagtatgttgaagtagtgctactcttactagATTATAATTTCTTTGTCTTCTGCTCGCCTCCTCTAACAGGTTCCGGATTGGCTCTGAAATATAGGTCACAGGGTTAGAGCGCCGCTTTAAGTTGTGGCAACAGCAGAGGAGAAAACGGAGAATTTCAGCCAGTGAGTAACAACATTGTGATTCAAAACTGTGACTGGATTACAAGAGATTATCCATACTTGTTTTGCCTGGTGACTTAAGAATCTTAGCAAGTCATATGCCCAAGTTGAAAACAGAAAGCCTGCATACACTCAGGAGAGTCGCAAGCATTGAAAGGCTGTTTCTGAACTTGACAAgggaatatttatttataaaataaaactttgggTTTACAACAAAGTGCAGCCCAGCGGCTATTTGTGGCCTTTGGACCTGCAATTTAAGAAAGATACAAATTTGGCCCGTCCAGCACAGATGCTTGATTATTGTCAATCATGGTAAAATTATTACAGACATAACTTTcttacaatggaaaatgttaaatacaacacaaaatatttggttttttaTAGCCAATCTTTTCATACTAAGTATAGCCAACTTTGCTGCACTGAAGTCAGttcttatttaatttcttaaatttgactaaatatagcaagtttgttatttttttaaaagtgacgTAAATAAAGAATGAATTTGTTCAATCAAGcccaaaagaatttgaaaactacATCTGTTTCATTTACCGTGTAAAATCCTCTTTACATTTTGGATTTGGTCACTAGTTTGAGTGATAATGACTTATTGCGCTTCTCATGTGGTATTAACTTAATTCCTTattcaatgaaaacacagcaattgtgaaattgtgttttttgacatcAGCAGAATACAGACAAAgatttgttcacatttataatggaaacgcATCTAGAGAAGAACATTAATGactcaacaaaaaaagaatatttctaaGATAAAAAATAAGGGAATTGAAACTGCCACGTTGACAGCAACTCTAACGGAGCATTTCAGATGGAAGTGGTGTTTTTGTCAAAGAAGTTCTACTTAGTTTGTTCAATTTAACAAAAGAATGACTGAATGAGAGgaaaagtagttttgaaatGTACCTGCTAGCATGTAGAGCAAACTGACAGAAAACCGCACGAAGAGCCATGAATGAGAAATGTCCTCCCAATTATATTCTGAAAACCTCCTCAATATTACCATATATTACCAACTCAAcatgtgacattttcagcaatgTCTTAATTTAAAGGTGTGTAAACTTATCCAACCCAATAATTGCTCCCTTTCTTGGTTTTCCATGTAGTTTCCCCCTAAACAGATTTATATTTCCTCAATCATAACTCTGAGTGTTCactaatgtttcaattgttgatatttgtgtttttatgacatttcaACTGACTTGTTaatgaaatgtgcaatacaaataaaaattaatttgatttaatattttccaacaaacctctgagaccttCAAAGAGTCATCGGATTTACTCTGAGAATAAACTGAACATGGTTTACAGAATAGGCAGTTAATGTCATTGGATTTTAATTCGGGGGCTAAATgcaaagttatttaaatatctttta
This window encodes:
- the cldn5a gene encoding claudin 5a, producing MVSAGLEILGLSLCVIGSLLVMVACGLPMWKVTAFIEANIVVAQTMWDGLWMSCVVQSTGQMQCKVHDSILALSHDLQAARALTIISSVMGVLGLMVVIAGAQCTNCIRTEYVKARVVNAGGIIYIISGLFVLVPLCWMANNIISDFYNPQVPSSKKREIGAALYIGWAAAALLLIGGTLLCCSCPSSGNSGYSVKYAPTKRASQNGDYDKRNYV